A DNA window from Gigantopelta aegis isolate Gae_Host chromosome 4, Gae_host_genome, whole genome shotgun sequence contains the following coding sequences:
- the LOC121369680 gene encoding uncharacterized protein LOC121369680: MKLAITLRHLATGDSYATLQYEFRVARNTICLLVKEVCDALVMELKNEVITCPTDRGTWEDVAEEFLMRWNVPHACGALDGKHVAIRKPLKTGTMYHNYKGFFSVFLMAVIDADYKFMWIDVGGFGSQSDAQTC, translated from the coding sequence ATGAAGCTTGCCATCACACTGCGTCATCTGGCAACAGGAGATTCCTATGCCACCCTGCAATATGAATTCCGGGTAGCCAGAAACACAATTTGCTTGTTGGTGAAAGAAGTCTGTGATGCCTTGGTGATGGAGCTCAAGAATGAAGTCATCACATGCCCTACTGACAGAGGCACTTGGGAAGACGTTGCTGAGGAGTTCCTGATGCGCTGGAATGTCCCACATGCCTGTGGAGCCCTGGATGGGAAACATGTTGCTATCAGAAAGCCTCTCAAGACTGGAACCATGTACCACAACTACAAAGGCTTCTTTTCAGTCTTCCTAATGGCTGTGATAGATGCTGATTACAAATTCATGTGGATAGATGTTGGTGGTTTTGGAAGCCAGTCTGATGCCCAGACCTGCTAG
- the LOC121369679 gene encoding uncharacterized protein LOC121369679 has product MGYHLATGDSYATLQYEFRVARNTICLLVKEVCDALVMELKNEVITCPTDRGTWEDVAEEFLMRWNVPHACGALDGKHVAIRKPLKTGTMYHNYKGFFSVFLMAVVDADYKFMWIDVGGFGSQSDAQTC; this is encoded by the coding sequence atggggtaccatCTGGCAACAGGAGATTCCTATGCCACCCTGCAATATGAATTCCGGGTAGCCAGAAACACAATTTGCTTGTTGGTGAAAGAAGTCTGTGATGCCTTGGTGATGGAGCTCAAGAATGAAGTCATCACATGCCCTACTGACAGAGGCACTTGGGAAGACGTTGCTGAGGAGTTCCTGATGCGCTGGAATGTCCCACATGCCTGTGGAGCCCTGGATGGGAAACATGTTGCTATCAGAAAGCCTCTCAAGACTGGAACCATGTACCACAACTACAAAGGCTTCTTTTCAGTCTTCCTAATGGCTGTGGTAGATGCTGATTACAAATTCATGTGGATAGATGTTGGTGGTTTTGGAAGCCAGTCTGATGCCCAGACCTGCTAG
- the LOC121369681 gene encoding uncharacterized protein LOC121369681 encodes MVLGKKLENLHVRNRCALPEISSPNDEPCFDIIFEPLFEELSGCLQKAKPDGIADHVLSVAVFMLLVVRDNDIKIHKCGELIRRFYTAFLVKADTVKRNCPNYDLMKRNFPAREQSVINILLETINYYSVDAPTDAGWLYILPLLHFLRGDSEPFQTSSSDAHRTEEWWGLTGVEKAEKNIKEYTEGFSYYEYTNYRSRRTFAQPMEWSM; translated from the exons ATGGTTCTGGGCAAAAAACTTGAAAATCTTCACGTCAGGAACAGATGTGCACTGCCAGAAATCTCGAGCCCAAATGATGAACCA tgCTTTGACATAATTTTTGAGCCTCTGTTTGAAGAGCTGTCAGGATGTCTTCAGAAAGCAAAACCTGATGGGATTGCTGACCATGTTTTGTCTGTGGCTGTTTTCATGCTGCTGGTAGTGAGAGACAATGATATTAAGATTCACAAATGTGGAGAACTGATAAGAAGATTTTACACAGCATTCTTGGTTAAGGCAGACACAGTGAAAAGAAACTGTCCAAACTATGATCTTATGAAAAGAAATTTTCCAGCAAGGGAACA atcaGTAATCAACATTTTGCTGGagactataaattattatagtgTGGATGCTCCAACTGATGCAGGATGGTTATATATTCTTCCTTTGCTTCATTTTCTTCGCGGAGACTCAGAACCTTTCCAAACATCCTCATCAGATGCACATCGAACAGAGGAGTGGTGGGGACTCACAGGAGTTGAAAAGGCTGAAAAGAATATTAAGGAGTACACAGAAGGATTTTCGTATTATGAATACACCAATTATAGATCAAGAAGAACATTTGCACAACCAATGGAATGGAGCATGtaa